The Planococcus donghaensis genome contains a region encoding:
- the smc gene encoding chromosome segregation protein SMC yields MFLKRLEVMGFKSFADRIGIDFVPGVTAVVGPNGSGKSNVTDAIRWVLGEQSAKSLRGAKMEDVIFAGSDSRKPLNFAEVTLILDNTDGRVPLDYSEISVTRRVFRSGESAYLLNKQNCRLKDITDLFMDSGLGKEAFSIISQGRVDEILNSKAEERRSIFEEAAGVLKYKQRKKKAEIKLNETDENLNRVLDILHELDGRMEPLQIQASTARDFLDMNEQLKDADIALLAHDAGNLEQELNHLAQEAASHSKNEQQLSAEINDKERLVSNIRKTLFDMDNKIDKAQNALVEASAETEKWQGRKLLMSEKKSNADRQALQLQENVEAEKQENELLKKKHSEQLALLEERKTERHSIRTAIQQLEEQLNRTPADIDNEIENCKSIYIDLMNEQATVKNELKNIGLQEQQLTESTGRISTQRADFTAELSKLKAEKARAEKELKEARSSLDNKRKEYKESEAAYQQQKQAFEQKQSMLFQAYQSQKQLAARIETLQELEADFSGFFQGVREVLVAREKGQLQGIRGAVAELAQVEKNYAKAIETALGASSQHIVTENEQHAREAIDFLRKKRAGRSTFLPMTVMKPRMIPDHTLAAVSKHPSYINMAFELVSYDPQYGMIIENLLGNVIIAEDLKGATAIAKAIGNRFRVVTLEGDIVNAGGSMTGGANKTQASFFTRKAELEQLLVQATELEETILTAEKTVRTEQETVKAAEEAIRILQTEGEKYRDLEAESAILLREIEAVLKTTLERFDIFQAEQKNKEYDLTAITKRKETASMRLESIVGELNDITVKIDELTLFKQQNESARDQVLGKLAEQKSLYAVTKERVAQLTASEAELFERLEKSNQKLQDHQKELEWIQSEEAAKVYSDEEILQEIKVWSAKKIQIQQTVNETKEQRAKEQTSLNNLEENLKEQQRIYKGYVEAIRIYEVKSTRLEVQIQSLISQLETNYQLTMEQAKQFEMMDEETAVRRKVKLLKQSIEELGPVHVGAIEEYEHVSDRHAFLTEQRDDLNEAKETLRTLIREMDVEMTSRFDETFHAIRIQFQRVFKELFGGGSADLVLTNPKDMLMTGVEIIAQPPGKKLQNLSLLSGGERALTAIALLFAILNVRPVPFCVLDEVEAALDESNVVRYSQYLKKFSEDTQFIVITHRKGTMEGADVLYGITMQESGISKLVSVKLEEKI; encoded by the coding sequence ATGTTTTTGAAGAGATTGGAAGTCATGGGGTTCAAGTCGTTTGCTGATCGTATTGGCATCGACTTTGTACCAGGAGTAACAGCGGTCGTTGGACCAAACGGTAGCGGTAAAAGCAATGTTACCGATGCCATCCGCTGGGTGCTCGGAGAACAATCAGCAAAATCACTGCGAGGAGCTAAAATGGAGGATGTCATTTTTGCCGGCAGTGATTCAAGAAAACCGTTAAATTTTGCGGAAGTAACATTAATTTTAGATAATACAGATGGCCGAGTCCCTCTTGATTACAGCGAAATCAGCGTAACGAGAAGGGTTTTTCGCAGTGGTGAAAGTGCTTATTTATTAAACAAACAAAATTGCCGGCTTAAAGATATTACGGACTTGTTCATGGATTCCGGACTTGGGAAAGAAGCTTTTTCGATCATCTCGCAAGGACGAGTAGATGAAATTTTGAATTCCAAAGCAGAAGAGCGTCGGTCAATCTTCGAGGAAGCAGCGGGCGTTTTAAAATATAAGCAGCGCAAGAAAAAAGCTGAAATCAAATTAAATGAAACGGATGAAAACCTGAACCGGGTGCTTGATATTTTACATGAATTGGACGGACGAATGGAACCGCTTCAAATTCAAGCTTCCACTGCTAGAGATTTTCTCGATATGAACGAGCAGTTAAAAGATGCAGATATCGCTTTGCTAGCGCATGATGCAGGAAACCTTGAACAAGAGCTAAATCATTTGGCGCAGGAAGCTGCATCTCATTCAAAAAACGAGCAGCAACTATCAGCAGAAATTAATGACAAAGAGCGTCTTGTCTCCAACATACGAAAGACGCTTTTTGATATGGATAATAAAATAGACAAAGCGCAAAATGCTTTAGTCGAAGCTAGTGCAGAGACAGAAAAGTGGCAAGGGCGCAAATTATTAATGTCTGAGAAAAAGAGCAATGCGGATCGTCAAGCATTGCAATTGCAAGAAAATGTAGAGGCAGAAAAACAAGAAAACGAACTTTTAAAGAAAAAACATAGCGAGCAATTGGCATTATTAGAAGAACGCAAAACTGAGCGTCACTCAATTCGAACTGCCATTCAGCAACTCGAAGAACAGCTCAACCGGACACCAGCAGATATCGACAATGAAATCGAAAATTGCAAGTCAATCTATATTGATTTGATGAATGAGCAAGCAACCGTTAAAAATGAGTTGAAAAATATTGGCTTGCAAGAACAACAACTAACAGAGTCTACCGGACGCATTAGTACACAACGAGCCGATTTCACTGCAGAACTTTCTAAGTTAAAAGCTGAAAAAGCACGTGCAGAAAAAGAACTTAAAGAAGCTAGGTCCTCATTAGACAATAAACGTAAGGAATATAAAGAAAGTGAAGCTGCTTACCAACAGCAAAAGCAGGCTTTCGAACAAAAACAATCAATGCTGTTCCAGGCATACCAGTCGCAAAAGCAATTGGCAGCTCGTATTGAAACGCTACAAGAATTAGAAGCTGATTTTTCTGGCTTTTTCCAAGGGGTACGAGAAGTATTGGTAGCTCGTGAAAAAGGTCAATTGCAAGGGATTAGAGGAGCGGTTGCTGAACTCGCTCAAGTAGAGAAAAACTACGCGAAAGCGATTGAAACAGCTTTAGGTGCTTCGAGTCAGCACATTGTAACGGAAAATGAGCAGCATGCGCGCGAAGCAATCGATTTTCTACGAAAGAAAAGAGCAGGTCGTTCGACATTTCTTCCAATGACAGTTATGAAGCCAAGAATGATTCCTGATCACACGCTAGCGGCGGTAAGCAAACACCCGTCATATATTAATATGGCATTTGAATTGGTTAGCTATGATCCGCAATATGGCATGATTATTGAAAATCTACTAGGTAACGTAATTATCGCTGAGGATCTTAAAGGGGCAACGGCGATTGCTAAAGCCATAGGGAACCGATTCCGCGTTGTGACACTTGAAGGCGATATCGTCAATGCAGGTGGATCGATGACAGGAGGCGCGAACAAAACGCAAGCTTCTTTCTTTACGCGAAAAGCCGAGTTAGAGCAATTGCTTGTTCAGGCTACTGAATTAGAAGAAACCATCTTAACCGCTGAAAAAACAGTACGTACAGAACAAGAAACAGTAAAAGCGGCGGAAGAAGCAATTCGGATTTTGCAAACTGAAGGTGAAAAATATCGTGATTTAGAAGCGGAAAGCGCGATTCTGTTGCGGGAAATAGAAGCGGTGTTAAAAACTACATTAGAGCGATTTGATATTTTTCAAGCCGAACAGAAAAACAAGGAATACGATTTAACCGCGATCACTAAACGTAAGGAAACAGCATCGATGCGACTTGAAAGCATTGTCGGTGAATTAAATGACATCACAGTAAAGATCGACGAATTAACTTTGTTTAAGCAACAAAACGAGTCGGCGCGGGATCAAGTGCTAGGGAAGTTGGCTGAACAAAAATCTCTTTATGCCGTGACAAAAGAACGCGTTGCGCAATTAACAGCAAGCGAAGCCGAACTGTTTGAACGACTAGAAAAAAGCAATCAAAAATTGCAAGATCATCAAAAAGAACTGGAATGGATTCAATCAGAAGAAGCAGCAAAAGTGTATTCTGATGAAGAAATTTTACAAGAAATAAAAGTATGGTCTGCAAAAAAAATTCAGATTCAACAAACCGTCAATGAAACAAAAGAACAACGTGCAAAAGAACAAACTAGCTTAAACAATTTAGAAGAAAACTTGAAAGAGCAGCAACGCATTTACAAAGGTTATGTAGAAGCCATTCGAATTTATGAAGTCAAATCAACACGTTTAGAAGTTCAAATCCAAAGCTTGATCTCACAGCTCGAAACTAATTATCAATTGACAATGGAGCAAGCTAAACAGTTTGAAATGATGGACGAAGAAACAGCAGTCCGTAGAAAAGTAAAGCTGCTCAAGCAGTCTATTGAAGAATTGGGTCCTGTTCATGTAGGGGCAATAGAAGAGTACGAGCACGTTTCAGATCGCCACGCCTTTTTAACCGAGCAACGCGACGATTTGAACGAAGCAAAAGAAACATTGCGTACATTGATTCGCGAAATGGACGTTGAAATGACGAGTCGTTTTGATGAGACTTTCCATGCAATCCGTATACAGTTCCAACGTGTCTTTAAAGAGTTATTTGGCGGTGGATCGGCGGACTTAGTGTTAACCAATCCTAAAGATATGTTAATGACGGGAGTCGAGATTATTGCGCAACCGCCCGGTAAAAAACTACAGAATTTGAGTTTGCTATCAGGAGGAGAACGTGCACTAACTGCTATTGCATTATTATTTGCGATTTTAAATGTGCGACCGGTACCGTTTTGTGTTCTAGATGAAGTTGAAGCGGCGCTTGATGAATCAAATGTCGTACGGTACAGTCAATACTTGAAGAAGTTCAGTGAAGACACGCAATTTATCGTCATTACACACCGCAAAGGAACTATGGAAGGTGCCGATGTTTTATATGGCATCACCATGCAAGAGTCCGGAATTTCCAAGTTAGTATCAGTCAAGCTCGAAGAAAAAATCTGA
- the rnc gene encoding ribonuclease III, with translation MAINRKTNHQKPGVLKESAKVAFEQLQKELNITFNKPALLYQAFTHSSYVNEHRRKQFTDNERLEFLGDAVLELSVSHYLYMKYPEMSEGELTKLRAAIVCEPSLVMFANELGFGKYILLGKGEELTGGRTRPALLADVFESYIGALYLDQGLEPVVAFLEMVLFPKVDIGAFSHVMDYKSQLQELVQQKNNGTLSYEIIDEIGPAHSRVFVTRVSLADRELGVGNGRSKKEAEQQAAQLAIRKLQEAAEE, from the coding sequence ATGGCGATAAATAGAAAAACAAATCATCAAAAGCCTGGCGTCTTAAAAGAAAGCGCTAAAGTAGCATTTGAACAATTGCAAAAAGAGCTGAATATCACATTCAATAAGCCTGCATTGCTGTATCAAGCTTTCACCCATTCATCTTATGTGAATGAGCATCGAAGAAAACAATTTACCGATAACGAACGCCTGGAGTTTCTAGGAGATGCAGTATTGGAGTTATCCGTTTCGCATTACCTATACATGAAGTATCCGGAAATGAGCGAAGGCGAATTGACGAAACTGCGTGCTGCAATCGTTTGTGAACCTTCACTGGTTATGTTTGCTAATGAACTTGGGTTTGGGAAATACATCCTTTTAGGCAAAGGAGAAGAGTTAACTGGTGGTCGGACGCGTCCGGCACTACTAGCTGACGTTTTCGAATCGTATATCGGTGCGCTTTATCTAGACCAAGGGTTAGAGCCTGTGGTTGCGTTTTTGGAAATGGTATTATTTCCAAAAGTAGATATCGGTGCTTTTTCGCATGTGATGGATTATAAGAGTCAATTGCAGGAATTGGTTCAGCAAAAAAATAATGGCACATTGAGTTATGAAATTATAGATGAAATCGGTCCGGCCCACAGCCGTGTATTTGTCACTCGCGTTTCTCTAGCAGATAGAGAACTTGGGGTCGGAAATGGCCGATCAAAAAAAGAAGCGGAACAGCAAGCAGCTCAGCTGGCAATCCGTAAATTGCAAGAAGCGGCGGAGGAGTAA
- the fabG gene encoding 3-oxoacyl-[acyl-carrier-protein] reductase, which produces MSKLAGKTAIITGGSRGIGAEIARKFAADGAKVVVNYSGSQEKAEAVVADIEANGGNAIAVKANVADAESVKAMVDETMKTFGSVDILVNNAGITRDNLMMRMKDDEWDDVININLKGVFICTKAVTRQMMKQRSGRIVNIASIVGVMGNAGQANYVAAKAGVIGLTKTTARELASRGITANAVAPGFITTDMTEQLSDDVQKTMMGQIPLGRFGAPEDVAKAALFLASDDASYMTGQTLHLDGGMVM; this is translated from the coding sequence ATGAGTAAACTTGCAGGGAAAACAGCAATTATTACGGGCGGATCTCGTGGGATCGGGGCAGAAATAGCGCGTAAATTTGCAGCAGACGGTGCGAAAGTTGTTGTAAATTATAGCGGCAGTCAAGAAAAAGCTGAAGCGGTAGTGGCGGATATCGAAGCGAATGGCGGCAATGCCATTGCAGTTAAAGCCAATGTAGCGGATGCAGAATCGGTAAAAGCAATGGTTGATGAAACGATGAAAACCTTTGGTTCTGTCGATATTTTAGTGAATAATGCAGGCATCACGCGTGATAACTTAATGATGCGCATGAAAGATGATGAATGGGATGATGTTATTAACATCAACTTAAAAGGCGTATTTATTTGCACAAAAGCAGTAACCCGTCAAATGATGAAACAGCGTTCTGGACGAATTGTCAATATTGCCTCAATTGTGGGCGTAATGGGCAATGCTGGTCAAGCAAATTATGTTGCTGCAAAAGCGGGAGTCATCGGCTTAACAAAAACGACAGCGCGTGAACTAGCGAGTCGTGGAATTACAGCAAATGCGGTAGCTCCTGGATTTATCACGACCGACATGACTGAACAATTAAGTGATGATGTTCAAAAAACGATGATGGGACAAATTCCATTAGGTCGTTTTGGCGCACCAGAAGACGTTGCAAAAGCTGCACTATTCCTAGCTTCAGATGATGCTTCCTATATGACAGGACAAACGCTTCATCTTGACGGCGGCATGGTCATGTAG
- a CDS encoding putative DNA-binding protein, producing MGLEKTTRMNYLFDFYQELLTPKQRSYMMLYYLDDHSLGEIAEEYDITRQAVYDNIRRTEAMLEEYERKLQLFEKFQKRQQLVSSFEKEPFTEERIQQFLGELKEWD from the coding sequence ATGGGACTAGAAAAAACAACACGCATGAATTATTTGTTTGATTTCTATCAGGAACTACTGACACCTAAACAGCGCAGTTATATGATGCTGTATTATTTAGATGACCATTCACTGGGTGAAATTGCTGAAGAATATGACATTACCCGTCAAGCAGTATACGATAATATTCGCCGGACGGAAGCGATGCTAGAAGAATATGAACGCAAATTGCAGCTTTTTGAGAAATTTCAGAAACGGCAGCAATTGGTTTCGTCATTTGAAAAAGAGCCATTCACAGAAGAACGTATCCAGCAGTTTTTGGGCGAGCTAAAGGAATGGGATTAG
- the ftsY gene encoding signal recognition particle-docking protein FtsY, with protein sequence MSFFKKLKDKFAGNTEAEESTEKYKEGLAKTRIGFTSKINDLVAKYRKVDEDFFEELEEILLQADVGFETVIELMDDLRFEVQRKNVKDTSNVQSVISEKLVEIYEAGEAEINEINFVEGLTVILMVGVNGVGKTTTIGKLAHRFKSEGKTVMLAAGDTFRAGAIEQLDVWGKRVGVDVIKQSEGSDPAAVMYDAVRSAKSRGVDVLICDTAGRLQNKVNLMNELQKVHRVISREIPGAPHEVLLALDATTGQNAMLQAQTFKEVTDVTGIVLTKLDGTAKGGIVLAIRNKLKIPVKYVGLGEKMDDLQPFDAQKYVYGLFAEGLDKEQQLEDEEADK encoded by the coding sequence GTGAGTTTCTTCAAAAAATTAAAAGATAAATTTGCTGGCAATACCGAAGCTGAAGAATCAACTGAAAAATACAAAGAGGGATTAGCCAAAACCCGTATAGGCTTTACATCAAAAATTAATGATTTGGTAGCGAAATACCGTAAAGTGGATGAAGATTTCTTTGAAGAATTAGAAGAGATTTTACTGCAAGCGGATGTGGGCTTTGAAACCGTTATCGAATTGATGGACGACTTACGTTTTGAAGTTCAGCGCAAAAATGTTAAAGATACTTCAAATGTTCAATCCGTTATTTCAGAAAAGTTGGTGGAAATTTATGAAGCTGGTGAAGCCGAGATCAATGAGATTAACTTTGTTGAAGGATTAACCGTTATTTTAATGGTTGGTGTCAATGGCGTTGGGAAAACGACTACGATTGGCAAACTAGCTCACCGCTTTAAAAGTGAAGGAAAAACCGTTATGTTAGCAGCCGGTGATACTTTCCGAGCAGGCGCAATTGAACAATTGGATGTTTGGGGCAAACGTGTTGGTGTGGATGTCATCAAACAAAGTGAAGGATCGGATCCTGCTGCTGTTATGTACGATGCTGTACGCTCAGCGAAGTCTCGCGGTGTCGATGTGTTAATCTGTGACACAGCAGGACGTTTGCAAAACAAAGTTAATTTGATGAATGAACTTCAAAAAGTTCATCGCGTTATTTCACGTGAAATTCCTGGTGCTCCACATGAAGTGTTATTGGCTCTTGATGCGACAACAGGTCAAAATGCGATGCTACAAGCTCAAACGTTTAAAGAGGTAACAGATGTAACAGGGATTGTCTTAACGAAACTTGATGGCACAGCAAAAGGCGGAATTGTTTTAGCGATCCGTAACAAGTTGAAAATTCCCGTTAAATATGTCGGACTTGGCGAAAAAATGGACGATTTACAGCCGTTTGATGCACAAAAATACGTCTACGGGCTATTTGCTGAAGGATTGGATAAAGAACAACAGTTAGAAGATGAAGAAGCAGACAAGTAA
- the fabD gene encoding ACP S-malonyltransferase, with the protein MKTKIAFIYPGQGSQTVGMGESFLTDDTSRNFFESANQALDLDLSKLMLEGPQEELTLTYHAQPALLTVSSMITERLIRAGIRPDFTAGHSLGEYSALVTSNVLEFPTAVNIVHKRGLFMNTAFPAGEGTMAAILGMESDELEKVTNEVTDTTGVVQLANLNCPGQIVISGTKAGVEQACIVAKERGAKRAIPLDVSGPFHSELMRSASQDLAKELSMSFLLDAKVPVISNVTAKAETNATQIQDLLVRQLYSPVLWEQSVREMIDLGVTVFVEIGPGKVLSGLVKKIDRSVKTLPVYDLESFEKAVEELAK; encoded by the coding sequence ATGAAGACTAAGATTGCATTTATTTATCCAGGTCAAGGTTCGCAAACTGTTGGCATGGGTGAGAGTTTTTTAACAGACGACACGAGCCGTAATTTCTTTGAAAGTGCCAACCAAGCACTTGATTTAGATTTATCAAAGTTAATGCTAGAAGGTCCACAAGAAGAGTTGACGTTAACATATCATGCGCAGCCAGCCCTTCTAACCGTAAGTTCGATGATTACAGAACGATTGATTCGTGCAGGGATTAGACCAGATTTTACAGCTGGTCACAGTCTTGGCGAATACAGCGCGCTTGTAACTTCAAATGTGTTAGAATTTCCAACAGCGGTAAATATTGTACATAAGCGTGGATTGTTTATGAATACGGCATTCCCAGCAGGTGAAGGGACGATGGCGGCTATTTTAGGCATGGAAAGTGATGAACTCGAAAAAGTAACAAATGAAGTAACAGATACGACAGGTGTTGTTCAATTAGCAAACTTAAATTGCCCTGGACAAATCGTTATTTCGGGTACAAAAGCAGGCGTTGAGCAAGCGTGTATCGTTGCTAAAGAACGCGGAGCTAAGCGAGCCATTCCACTTGATGTGAGCGGGCCGTTTCACTCGGAATTGATGCGTTCAGCGTCACAAGATTTAGCAAAAGAACTTAGCATGTCGTTCTTGTTAGATGCGAAAGTGCCTGTTATTTCAAACGTGACAGCCAAAGCAGAGACAAATGCGACGCAAATCCAAGATCTTCTCGTTCGTCAATTGTATTCTCCGGTGCTATGGGAACAGTCAGTGCGTGAAATGATAGATCTTGGTGTCACAGTATTTGTTGAAATTGGTCCAGGAAAAGTATTGAGTGGATTAGTGAAAAAAATTGACCGTTCAGTGAAAACTTTGCCTGTCTATGACTTGGAGTCATTTGAAAAAGCGGTAGAGGAGTTGGCGAAATGA
- the plsX gene encoding phosphate acyltransferase PlsX → MRIAVDAMGGDNAPKEIVAGVYKALEEFTDIEIQLYGHEDKMKEFLKEHDRLTIVHCEEVITSEDDPARSVKRKKDASMVRMAQAVKDGNADGCVSAGNTGALMSAGLFIVGRIDGVDRPALAPTLPTIDSKGFVMLDLGANAEAKPEHLVQYAIMGSIYAEKVRGIKNPTVGLLNIGTEEKKGNDLTKAAFPLLKEAPVNFIGNVESRDLLNGVADVVVTDGFTGNMVLKTIEGTAMNVFAMMKDVFMSSVKTKVAAFLVKDDLKGLKGMLDYSEYGGAGLFGLKAPVIKAHGSSNANALFNAIRQTRTMIEFDVTGTIYSTLKKETLHED, encoded by the coding sequence GTGAGAATAGCAGTAGATGCAATGGGTGGAGACAATGCCCCAAAAGAAATTGTCGCGGGTGTCTATAAAGCGTTAGAAGAATTTACTGATATCGAAATTCAATTATATGGTCATGAAGATAAGATGAAAGAATTTCTGAAGGAACATGATCGTCTAACAATCGTTCATTGTGAAGAAGTAATTACATCAGAAGATGACCCTGCACGGTCGGTTAAACGGAAAAAAGATGCTTCGATGGTTCGAATGGCGCAAGCGGTAAAAGACGGAAATGCAGATGGTTGTGTGTCTGCGGGGAATACTGGAGCACTTATGTCAGCAGGACTGTTTATCGTTGGGCGTATTGACGGAGTAGATCGTCCGGCATTAGCTCCAACCTTGCCGACAATTGATAGCAAAGGGTTTGTCATGCTTGATTTAGGGGCCAATGCTGAAGCTAAGCCAGAACACCTTGTGCAGTATGCAATTATGGGCAGCATTTATGCTGAAAAAGTTCGCGGCATTAAAAATCCAACAGTGGGCTTGTTGAATATCGGAACTGAAGAGAAAAAAGGCAATGATTTAACAAAAGCTGCGTTTCCTTTATTAAAAGAAGCACCTGTTAATTTTATTGGCAACGTGGAGTCTCGTGATTTATTAAATGGCGTGGCGGATGTTGTTGTAACCGATGGTTTTACTGGCAATATGGTGCTAAAAACTATTGAAGGAACGGCAATGAACGTGTTTGCGATGATGAAAGATGTCTTCATGAGCTCAGTTAAAACAAAAGTGGCGGCTTTTCTTGTGAAAGATGACTTGAAAGGGTTAAAAGGCATGTTAGATTATAGCGAGTACGGTGGTGCCGGATTATTCGGCTTAAAAGCACCAGTTATAAAAGCGCATGGCTCGTCAAATGCCAATGCCTTATTCAATGCGATACGCCAAACGCGTACCATGATTGAGTTTGATGTAACAGGCACGATTTATAGTACGTTGAAAAAGGAGACATTACATGAAGACTAA
- a CDS encoding acyl carrier protein — protein MSTVLDRVTKVIVDRLGVEESEVKLEASFTGDLGADSLDVVELVMELEDEFDMEISDEDAENMTTVGDAVTYIEKKQ, from the coding sequence TTGTCAACAGTATTAGATAGAGTAACTAAAGTAATCGTGGATCGTCTAGGTGTAGAAGAAAGCGAAGTGAAACTTGAAGCTTCTTTCACAGGTGACCTAGGTGCAGATTCATTGGACGTAGTAGAACTTGTTATGGAACTTGAAGATGAGTTCGATATGGAAATTTCTGACGAAGACGCTGAAAACATGACTACAGTAGGCGACGCAGTAACGTATATCGAAAAGAAACAATAA
- the fapR gene encoding transcription factor FapR, translated as MKRPKKQRQQALKESIKENPFVTDEELSVTFNVSVQTIRLDRMELAIPELRERIKHVAVKTFEDEVKSLPIDEVIGEIIDIELDKKAISIFDVKPEHVFQRNQIARGHHLFAQANSLAVAVMNEELALTVKSELQFLRPVTAGQRIVAKAEVVDSHPEKNRAFVKVTSSVEQQTVFIGTFEMYRMTEQSEGDVK; from the coding sequence GTGAAAAGACCAAAAAAACAGCGACAACAAGCGTTGAAAGAGTCGATTAAAGAAAATCCTTTTGTGACCGATGAAGAACTTTCAGTCACATTTAACGTAAGTGTCCAAACAATTCGATTAGACCGAATGGAGCTTGCCATTCCAGAATTGAGAGAGCGCATTAAACACGTTGCTGTAAAAACGTTTGAAGACGAAGTAAAATCGTTGCCAATTGATGAAGTAATTGGCGAGATTATTGATATTGAATTAGATAAAAAAGCAATTTCAATTTTCGATGTAAAACCAGAGCATGTTTTTCAACGTAACCAAATTGCCAGAGGTCATCATTTATTTGCTCAAGCTAATTCGTTAGCAGTAGCAGTAATGAACGAAGAATTGGCATTGACGGTAAAGTCGGAACTGCAATTTTTGCGACCGGTTACGGCTGGACAACGGATTGTTGCTAAAGCGGAAGTAGTCGACAGTCACCCTGAAAAAAACAGGGCGTTTGTAAAAGTGACTTCTTCTGTTGAACAACAAACGGTTTTTATTGGTACATTTGAAATGTATCGAATGACAGAACAAAGTGAAGGTGACGTAAAGTGA